GAGCGTGAAAGAGCGCGTCAAGACCGAGGGCACGAAGCCGCAGAAGCGCAAGACGCCGCAGAAGACCAAGCAACGCGAGCAGGATCCGGCCGTCGAGGCGATCTGGCGGCTGCAGAAGCATTTCCCCCTGGCCTTCCCGGTCAATCCGGCGCCCAAGGTGCCGCTCAAGGAAGGCATCCTCAAGGATGCCGAGCAGCATCTGGAGCTGCTGGGCATCACTCTGGAGCAGCTCAAGCTGGGTATCGCGGCCTGGTGCCGGGGCGGGCGTTACTGGGCGGCGATGACCGAGAATGCGCCGCGCCTGGATCTGCAGGGCCAGCCCGTTGGCGTGGTGACGGCGCCGCAGGCGCTGCATGCCAAGCAGCAGGCCCGGCGCCAGCGCATGGAGGCGCGGCGTCAGGCCAAGCCGAAAGCGGATGCTGAAACCAAGGCCGTCGAGAATGCCGAGCCGCAGAGCGCGGAGTAAGGTCTAGCGCGTTGCCATGGTGAAAGTGCCGAGCCGTGCTAATGGCACTATCGCCTGGCAACGCTAGACTTCGCTGTCATGACCGACGTAGCCATCCTGCTGTTTCCCGATGTGCTGCTCTTGGACGTGGCGGGGCCGGTGGAGGCGTTTTCCATCGCCAACCGCTACCTGCCCGCCGAGCAGCACTACCGTATCCGTACCCTTGCTCTGGGCGAACCTCTGGTGCGTGCCTCCTGTGGTTTGCAGATGGTCGCCGACGAGTTGATCGGCGAGGCGCCTGCCGTCGCTCATGATCTGCTGCTGGTTCCCGGCGGGCCGGGGGCCTACGACGCGGATCACAGTGCCTTTCGTCCCTGGCTGATCGCGGCGGCGGCTGCGGCCAGGCGTTTTGGTTCGATCTGCACCGGGGCCTTCGTTCTCGGCGACGCCGGGCTGCTCGACGGGCGCCGGGTGACCACCCACTGGAACTACACCGAGCGGCTGGCCCGACGCTACCCACAGGCGCAGGTGCTGAGCGAGCAGATCTACCTGGCCGACGGCAATCTCTACACCTCGGGTGGTATCACCGCTGGCATCGACATGGCGCTGGGCATCATTGCCGAGGATCACGGCAAGGCGGTGGCCGTCTCGGTGGCCAAGGTGCTGCTGGTGGCGAAGACGCGCCAGGGCGGACAGGCCCAGTTCAGCCCCTTGCTGGCCGAAGTGGCGCGCGAGGATACGCCTGTGGCGCGTGCCCAGCGCCATGTGCTGGAGCACCTGGCCGAAGACCTTGGCGTCGAGGCGCTGGCGGCTGTGGTGGGGCTCAGCGCTCGGCATTTCACCCGCCTGTTCAGCCGCGAAGTGGGCATGACCCCAACCGAGTTCGTCCACGACGCGCGTATCGATCATGCTCGGCAATTGCTCGAGACCACCGACCTGCCACTGAAGACCATCGCCTTTCGCAGCGGCTTCGGCAGCGTGCGCTGCATGCGTACGCTGTTCACCGATCGCCTGGGGCTGACTCCTGCGCAGTACCGTCACCAGTTCAGTTGATGTCCGAATTATGCTCCATGATGTCCGCCAGGCTCCCCACGCTGGCGTTCTAGCCTGGCAAAGGCGGCGGCATCATCCCTCCCATGATCCAGCACGCATCGACCTCCGCCTCGCGCGGAGGCCGGGGCGTTGGTGCAACCGGGAGGGAGGAACGCCGATGGATACCGGTAACGCGCAGGGTGATCTACCTGCGATCCGCCTGTCGGCCTGGCAATTGCGCCGGGCCAAGCAACTGATCGAGGCGCACCTCGACGAGCCGTTGAGCATCGCCTGGCTGGCGCGTGAGTGCAGCCTGTCACGCAGTCATTTTTCCTGCGCCTTTCATGGCAGCACGGGGATGTCGCCGCACCAGTGGCTGACCCGCGCGCGGTTGGCGCGGGCGCGCAACCTGCTGCTTGCGGGCAATAGCGTGGCGGCGGTGGCCTGTGCCTGCGGCTTCAACGACCAGGCACATTTCGCCCGGGTGTTCTCGCGCTGGCAGGGCCTGGCGCCGAGCCGCTGGCGCTCTGCGCAGCAGCTAGACGCCTGAGCGCCCAGCGGCGGGGAAGGCCCGCAGCAGGGCGTAGGCGGATGCTTACTTGCCCATCAAGGTGAAGTAGCTGGTCATCAGGTTGCGGTAGTTGGGGATGTGCTCGGAGAGCAGGCTACCGAGACCTTCGATGTCGTTGCGCCAGTCGCGGTGCAGTTCGCAGGCGACGCTGAACCAGTTCATCAATTGCACGCCGGCGGCGTTCATGCGCGCCCAGGCAGCCTGCTGCACGGTCTTGTCGAAGGTGCCCGAGGCATCGGTGACGACGAACACGTCGAAGCCTTCGGCGATGGCCGACAGCGCCGGGAAGGCCACGCACACGTCGGTGACCACGCCGGCGATGATCAGTTGCTTGCGCCCGGTCTTCTTCACCGCCGCGACGAAGTCGTCGTTGTCCCAGGCATTGATCTGGCCGGGACGGGCGATATAGGGCGCGTCCGGGAACTGCGCTTTCAGCTCTGGCACCAGCGGGCCGTTGGGGCCTTGCTCGAAGCTGGTGGTGAGGATGGTCGGCAGGCCGAAGAACTTGGCGACATCGCCCAAGGCCAGCACGTTGTTCTTGAAGTCGCTGGGGGTGAAGTCCTGCACCAGCGAAATCAGACCGGACTGGTGGTCGATCAGCAGTACGGCGGCGTCGTCTTTGTTCAGGCGGTTGTAGGGCTTGCTCATGGTGTAGCTCCTCGTGGGGTGAATGTTTCAGTGACGCGGCGCGGCGAGCAGATGGCGGATGCGGATCGGCTCGTCGGGCATCTGGTAGCGCCGCGCGCGCGCTTCGATGCGCTGCTCGGCGCGGGTGACGCGGTCGTGGTGGCGCAGGTGCTCCAGCCAGGACTCGTCGAAGAAGAATTCCTGCCAGCGGCTGGGATCCTCGGCGTCCTGCACCAGGCCCCAGGAGAAGGCGCCGTTGCGCCGGCGCATGTGCCGCACGTCCTGCATCGCAGCACGGAAGGCGTCGCTGTCGGCGGCGGCGATGCGGTAATCGAGGGTCACCAGCAGCGGGCCGCGATCGCGATCCAGGGCATCGTCGAGAATCGGCGCTGGCCAGTGCAGCGAGGGCGCCAGGTCATCGGCCTCACTGACCGGTAGAGGGAAACGCCAGCCTGCCAGCAGGCCAAGCACCAGCAGGGTGGCGCTGCCCGCGAAGGCGGCGCTCAGCGACAGGCCACTGGCGAGGGCGCCCCAGGCCAGGCCACCAGCCGCCGAGCAGCCGAAGAACGCCAGGATGTACAGTGACAGCGCACACGCCCGCACCCAGGCCGGCACGGCGGTCTGCGCCGATAGTTGCAGGCTGGACAACGCTGCGATCCAGGCCATGCCGCTGAGCAGCATCACGGGTACCAGTGCGGGCATGCTGCGCAGCATGGCGAGCCCTGCCAGTACCAGGGCATAGACCAGGCTGGCGCCGGCCAGCAGGCGGTCGTTGCCGTAGCGTGTGCGCAAGCGCGGCAGCAGGGTGGCACCGACGACTGCACCGAGGCCGACGCAGCCGAGCAGGATGCCGTAATCCAGCGCGCTGCCGTCGATCTCGCGGCGCACCAGTACCGGCAGCAGTGACATGCCGGCCGAGGCGCCGATGAAGAAGGCGGCGGTGCGTACCAGCACCGCCTGCAGCGAGCGGCTGCTGCGGGCGTAGCGCAGGCCCACGCGCAGCGCACCGAACAGACGTTCGGCCGGCAGCACGCTCTGGCTTGGTGTGCGCTTCCAGCTCGCCAGGGCGACGATCACGGCGAGGAACGAGGCGGCGTTGAGGGCGAAGGTCAGCCAGGGGCCGCTGAGGCTGACGAGGATGCCGGCCAGCGCCGGGCCGATGGCACGCGCGACGTTCACACCGAGGCTCGACAGCGCCACGGCTGCCGGCAGTTCGGCGCGCCCGACCACTTCTGGCAGCATGGCCGACCAGGCCGGCATCATCAGCGCCGTGCCGACACCCATGGCGAAGGTCAGGCCGAGCAGCAGCTCGACGCTCATC
The genomic region above belongs to Pseudomonas sp. GOM7 and contains:
- a CDS encoding ProQ/FinO family protein, encoding MGFKQLAELRDRLRAEKGQAKAESVKERVKTEGTKPQKRKTPQKTKQREQDPAVEAIWRLQKHFPLAFPVNPAPKVPLKEGILKDAEQHLELLGITLEQLKLGIAAWCRGGRYWAAMTENAPRLDLQGQPVGVVTAPQALHAKQQARRQRMEARRQAKPKADAETKAVENAEPQSAE
- a CDS encoding GlxA family transcriptional regulator; this encodes MTDVAILLFPDVLLLDVAGPVEAFSIANRYLPAEQHYRIRTLALGEPLVRASCGLQMVADELIGEAPAVAHDLLLVPGGPGAYDADHSAFRPWLIAAAAAARRFGSICTGAFVLGDAGLLDGRRVTTHWNYTERLARRYPQAQVLSEQIYLADGNLYTSGGITAGIDMALGIIAEDHGKAVAVSVAKVLLVAKTRQGGQAQFSPLLAEVAREDTPVARAQRHVLEHLAEDLGVEALAAVVGLSARHFTRLFSREVGMTPTEFVHDARIDHARQLLETTDLPLKTIAFRSGFGSVRCMRTLFTDRLGLTPAQYRHQFS
- a CDS encoding helix-turn-helix domain-containing protein — its product is MDTGNAQGDLPAIRLSAWQLRRAKQLIEAHLDEPLSIAWLARECSLSRSHFSCAFHGSTGMSPHQWLTRARLARARNLLLAGNSVAAVACACGFNDQAHFARVFSRWQGLAPSRWRSAQQLDA
- the ycaC gene encoding isochorismate family cysteine hydrolase YcaC, with product MSKPYNRLNKDDAAVLLIDHQSGLISLVQDFTPSDFKNNVLALGDVAKFFGLPTILTTSFEQGPNGPLVPELKAQFPDAPYIARPGQINAWDNDDFVAAVKKTGRKQLIIAGVVTDVCVAFPALSAIAEGFDVFVVTDASGTFDKTVQQAAWARMNAAGVQLMNWFSVACELHRDWRNDIEGLGSLLSEHIPNYRNLMTSYFTLMGK
- a CDS encoding MFS transporter, whose protein sequence is MPNPTPAKPAIAASPWQPLRSRLFLALWLASIASNIGTWMHEVGAGWLMTSLSASPLAVAAVQVAGALPIFLLALPAGALADIVDKRRSLLIVQCWMAAVAMTLALLTASDRMSVELLLGLTFAMGVGTALMMPAWSAMLPEVVGRAELPAAVALSSLGVNVARAIGPALAGILVSLSGPWLTFALNAASFLAVIVALASWKRTPSQSVLPAERLFGALRVGLRYARSSRSLQAVLVRTAAFFIGASAGMSLLPVLVRREIDGSALDYGILLGCVGLGAVVGATLLPRLRTRYGNDRLLAGASLVYALVLAGLAMLRSMPALVPVMLLSGMAWIAALSSLQLSAQTAVPAWVRACALSLYILAFFGCSAAGGLAWGALASGLSLSAAFAGSATLLVLGLLAGWRFPLPVSEADDLAPSLHWPAPILDDALDRDRGPLLVTLDYRIAAADSDAFRAAMQDVRHMRRRNGAFSWGLVQDAEDPSRWQEFFFDESWLEHLRHHDRVTRAEQRIEARARRYQMPDEPIRIRHLLAAPRH